A window from Mycobacterium saskatchewanense encodes these proteins:
- a CDS encoding flavin-containing monooxygenase: MTPSEADYSDVIIVGAGISGIDAAYRIAERNPQLTYTILERRERIGGTWDLFRYPGVRSDSSIFTLSFPFEPWTRREGVADGAHIREYLTATAHKYGIDRHIRFNSHVRSADWDSSSDTWTVTVEEAGAPRRYRGRFLFFGSGYYNYDEGYTPDFPGIERFEGTVVHPQHWPEDLDYTGKKIVVIGSGATAVTLLPSLSERAAKVTMLQRSPTYLISASKYGKVAAVSRKLLPRRAAHLAVRTYSALTEAVFFALSRKAPRLVRWLLRRKAISSLPAGYAVDVHFKPRYNPWDQRMCLIPDADLYNAIRGGRADVVTDRIDRFDATGIALESGEHLDADIVVTATGLQLQALGGATISLDGNEIKTSDRFVYKAHMLEDVPNLFWCVGYTNASWTLRADMTARATAKLLAHMESHGYTHAYPHRGNEPMTEKPSWDINAGYVLRSVHALPKSGTKRPWHVRQNYLADAIDYRFDRIEEAMVFGRAADRTPLAG; this comes from the coding sequence ATGACCCCCAGCGAGGCCGACTACTCCGACGTCATCATCGTCGGGGCCGGCATCTCCGGCATCGACGCGGCCTACCGGATCGCCGAGCGTAACCCGCAGCTGACCTACACCATCCTCGAGCGGCGTGAGCGGATCGGCGGGACGTGGGACCTGTTCCGCTACCCCGGTGTGCGCTCCGACAGCAGCATCTTCACCCTGAGCTTCCCGTTCGAGCCGTGGACCCGCAGGGAGGGCGTCGCCGACGGCGCCCACATCCGTGAGTACCTGACCGCCACCGCCCACAAGTACGGCATCGACCGGCACATCCGGTTCAACAGCCACGTCCGCTCGGCGGACTGGGATTCGTCAAGCGACACCTGGACCGTGACCGTCGAGGAAGCCGGGGCCCCGAGGCGCTACCGGGGCCGGTTCCTGTTCTTCGGCAGCGGCTATTACAACTATGACGAGGGCTACACCCCCGACTTCCCCGGCATCGAGCGGTTCGAGGGCACCGTCGTGCATCCCCAGCACTGGCCCGAAGACCTCGACTACACCGGCAAGAAGATCGTGGTCATCGGCAGCGGCGCGACCGCCGTCACGCTCCTCCCCTCGCTGTCGGAGCGGGCCGCGAAGGTGACCATGCTGCAGCGCTCGCCGACGTACCTGATCTCGGCATCCAAGTACGGCAAGGTCGCCGCGGTCTCGCGGAAGTTGTTGCCCCGCAGGGCGGCTCACCTGGCGGTCCGGACGTACAGCGCCCTGACCGAGGCGGTGTTCTTCGCGCTGTCCCGCAAGGCGCCGCGGCTGGTGCGCTGGCTGCTGCGGCGCAAGGCGATCAGCAGCCTGCCCGCCGGTTATGCCGTCGACGTCCATTTCAAGCCCCGCTACAACCCGTGGGACCAGCGCATGTGCCTGATCCCGGACGCCGACCTGTACAACGCGATCCGCGGCGGCCGCGCCGACGTGGTCACCGATCGCATCGATCGCTTCGACGCCACCGGCATCGCGCTCGAATCCGGCGAACACCTGGACGCCGACATCGTGGTCACCGCCACCGGGCTGCAGCTGCAGGCGCTGGGCGGGGCCACGATCAGCCTGGACGGCAACGAGATCAAGACCAGCGACCGTTTCGTCTACAAGGCGCACATGCTCGAAGACGTCCCGAACCTGTTCTGGTGCGTCGGATACACCAACGCGTCGTGGACGCTGCGCGCCGACATGACGGCGCGCGCCACAGCGAAGTTGCTGGCGCACATGGAATCCCACGGGTACACGCACGCCTATCCGCACCGCGGCAACGAGCCGATGACCGAAAAGCCGTCGTGGGACATCAATGCCGGTTACGTGCTGCGGTCGGTGCACGCGCTGCCGAAGTCAGGAACCAAGCGGCCGTGGCACGTTCGGCAAAATTACCTCGCCGACGCCATCGACTACCGCTTCGACCGCATCGAGGAGGCAATGGTGTTCGGCCGGGCCGCCGACCGGACGCCGCTCGCGGGATAG
- a CDS encoding YajQ family cyclic di-GMP-binding protein, with protein MADSSFDIVSKVERQEVDNALNQAAKELATRFDFRGTDTTIAWKSDEAIELTSSTEERVKAAVDVFKEKLIRRDISMKAFDAGDPQPSGKTYKVSGTLKQGIDSEHAKKITKLIRDDGPKGVKTQIQGDEIRVSSKKRDDLQAVQALLRQADLDVALQFVNYR; from the coding sequence ATGGCGGACTCATCGTTCGACATTGTCAGCAAAGTCGAGCGTCAAGAGGTCGACAACGCGCTCAACCAGGCCGCCAAGGAGCTGGCCACCCGCTTCGACTTCCGCGGCACCGACACCACGATCGCCTGGAAGAGCGACGAGGCGATCGAGCTGACGTCCTCGACCGAGGAGCGCGTCAAGGCCGCGGTCGACGTGTTCAAGGAGAAGCTGATCCGCCGGGACATCTCGATGAAGGCGTTCGACGCCGGCGATCCGCAGCCCTCCGGCAAAACTTACAAGGTCAGCGGGACGCTCAAGCAGGGCATCGACAGCGAGCACGCCAAGAAGATCACCAAGCTCATCCGCGACGACGGGCCCAAGGGCGTCAAGACGCAGATCCAGGGCGACGAGATCCGCGTCAGTAGCAAGAAGCGCGACGACCTGCAGGCCGTACAAGCGCTGCTCAGACAGGCCGACCTGGACGTCGCGCTGCAGTTCGTCAACTACCGATAA
- a CDS encoding DUF2182 domain-containing protein, producing MDYKRERGRSWTDIWLPAFLLGVAGLGWWWSVVSAAAMQGDGMSMGTQATMSLAAFLIAWAAMMAAMMLPAVLPVVRRYAHAAAGNAAPAIVFVAGYLAVWTAFGVPAYLASSRLNPVLHTCPWVGRVAGAVALVAGLHQLTPLKATCLRHCRWPISLSRPPGAPLTGAARAFVAGGRHGVYCLGSCWMLMLVLIAFGTMQLAWMLALSVVIWLEKVTPFGDRLRYLTAAMLAALGVSLLVHPDFVMHLIS from the coding sequence GTGGACTACAAGCGAGAACGTGGGCGGTCGTGGACGGATATATGGTTGCCGGCATTCCTGCTTGGCGTCGCGGGCCTGGGCTGGTGGTGGAGTGTGGTCAGCGCCGCCGCGATGCAAGGCGACGGCATGTCGATGGGCACCCAGGCCACGATGTCGTTGGCCGCGTTCCTCATCGCGTGGGCGGCGATGATGGCGGCGATGATGCTTCCCGCGGTACTGCCCGTTGTCCGCCGGTACGCCCACGCGGCCGCCGGCAACGCCGCTCCCGCGATCGTGTTCGTCGCCGGATACCTGGCCGTGTGGACCGCGTTCGGCGTTCCCGCCTACCTGGCGTCGAGCCGATTGAACCCGGTGCTACACACCTGCCCCTGGGTCGGCCGCGTCGCCGGCGCGGTGGCACTGGTCGCGGGATTGCACCAGCTCACGCCGCTGAAGGCGACGTGTCTGCGACACTGCCGCTGGCCGATTTCCCTATCCCGGCCACCCGGCGCGCCCCTCACCGGCGCGGCCCGCGCGTTCGTTGCCGGAGGCCGCCACGGCGTCTATTGCCTCGGTTCCTGTTGGATGCTGATGCTCGTGCTGATCGCCTTCGGCACAATGCAATTGGCGTGGATGCTGGCGCTGTCGGTGGTGATCTGGCTGGAGAAAGTCACGCCGTTCGGCGATCGGCTGAGGTACCTCACTGCGGCGATGCTGGCAGCCCTCGGCGTGTCCCTCCTGGTGCACCCCGACTTTGTCATGCACCTCATCTCATGA
- the csoR gene encoding copper-sensing transcriptional repressor CsoR: MSAELTAKKDAALNRLKTVRGHLDGIIRMVEADAYCVDVMKQISAVQSSLERANRVMLHNHLETCFSAALLDGRGQAAIDELIDALKFTPALTGPQAQLTGSAVGEVAEGEPAMAGRG, translated from the coding sequence ATGAGTGCGGAACTGACGGCGAAAAAGGATGCGGCGCTGAACCGGCTCAAGACGGTTCGAGGCCATCTCGACGGAATCATTCGGATGGTCGAGGCCGACGCGTACTGCGTCGACGTGATGAAGCAGATCTCGGCGGTTCAATCGTCGTTGGAGCGTGCGAACCGGGTGATGTTGCACAACCACCTGGAGACGTGTTTTTCGGCGGCACTCCTGGACGGCCGCGGGCAGGCCGCCATCGACGAGCTGATCGACGCTTTGAAATTCACCCCTGCGCTGACCGGCCCGCAGGCGCAGCTAACCGGTTCCGCAGTCGGCGAAGTCGCTGAGGGCGAGCCAGCGATGGCGGGCCGGGGATGA
- a CDS encoding DUF1490 family protein produces MAVHGLVAKAAPVVVTGVVGAVAYEAARKVVAKAPLRKATIVVTAWGMRVAREAERKAGESAEQARLTVADVMAEARERAGEGAPLVTVAGSGDSE; encoded by the coding sequence ATGGCGGTGCATGGATTGGTGGCGAAGGCGGCACCGGTGGTGGTGACCGGCGTGGTGGGTGCTGTCGCCTATGAGGCGGCGCGAAAGGTGGTGGCGAAGGCGCCGCTGCGGAAGGCGACCATCGTCGTCACGGCCTGGGGCATGCGCGTTGCCCGCGAGGCCGAGCGCAAGGCCGGGGAGAGCGCTGAGCAGGCTCGGTTGACGGTCGCCGATGTGATGGCCGAGGCGAGGGAGCGCGCCGGGGAAGGCGCTCCGCTGGTGACGGTGGCGGGCTCGGGCGACAGCGAATGA
- a CDS encoding copper-translocating P-type ATPase: MRVHINGFGVDAVRAVAIEETVAKVAGVQAVQAYPRTASVVIWYSPGECDTAAALSAIAEAEHILAESVPDRLPHSVDPKTGVVRRLASGIALALFGLRRGAQERPPDAESCGGCGSGPAAASGISPEEQGRRERRKWLRRVWLAFPLGLVALASTMLFGGYPWAGWLAFAATAPVQFVAGWPFLKGAVQQARALTSNMDTLITLGTLTAFGYSTYALFAGGMLFFDTSALIIAFVVLGRYFEARAQGKTREAISKLLELGAKEACLLVDGQELLVPVDQVRVGDLVRVRPGEKIPVDGEVVDGRAAVDEAMLTGESVPVEKTVGDHVAGATVNTDGLLTVRATAVGADTALAQIVRLVEQAQGGKAPVQRLADRVSAVFVPAVIGVAIATFAGWTLFAANPVAGMTAAVAVLVIACPCALGLATPTAIMVGTGRGADLGILVKGGEVLEASKKVDTVVFDKTGTLTRAQMRVTDVVAGKRRQPDVVLRMAAAVESGSEHPIGAAIVASARERGLEIPVATEFASIAGHGVRAEVEGKPVFVGRRKLIEEADLQMPDHLATAAAELEEQGRTAVFVGREGHVVGVLAVADTLKDDAVGVVRQLHAMGLQVVMITGDNARTANAIAEQVGIDRVLAEVLPQDKVAEVRRLQGEGRVVAMVGDGVNDAPALVQADLGIAIGTGTDVAIEASDITLMSDRLDGVVRAIQLSRQTLRTIYQNLGWAFGYNTAAIPLAALGSLNPVVAGAAMGFSSVSVVTNSLRLRRFGRELGRGAAGEATENRLQQVCEKRSPAQASA; this comes from the coding sequence ATGCGGGTGCACATCAACGGGTTCGGTGTGGACGCGGTTCGGGCCGTCGCGATCGAGGAGACGGTCGCCAAAGTTGCGGGTGTGCAGGCCGTGCAGGCATATCCTCGGACGGCTTCGGTGGTGATCTGGTACTCGCCCGGTGAGTGTGACACCGCCGCAGCGCTGTCGGCGATCGCCGAAGCCGAGCACATCCTCGCCGAGTCGGTGCCCGATCGTCTCCCGCATTCGGTCGACCCGAAAACGGGTGTGGTTCGCAGACTTGCCAGCGGCATCGCGCTGGCGCTGTTTGGCCTGCGCCGCGGCGCGCAAGAACGTCCGCCGGATGCCGAAAGCTGTGGCGGCTGCGGATCCGGACCAGCCGCCGCGAGCGGAATCTCGCCAGAAGAACAAGGCAGGCGCGAGCGACGAAAATGGTTGCGCCGAGTGTGGTTGGCGTTTCCGTTGGGGCTCGTCGCACTCGCGTCGACGATGCTTTTCGGCGGTTACCCGTGGGCGGGATGGCTCGCGTTTGCCGCGACGGCGCCGGTGCAGTTCGTCGCCGGCTGGCCGTTTCTCAAGGGTGCGGTGCAGCAGGCGCGGGCGTTGACCTCCAACATGGACACGCTGATCACGCTGGGCACGCTGACCGCGTTCGGCTACTCCACCTATGCGTTGTTCGCCGGTGGGATGCTGTTCTTCGACACCTCGGCGCTCATCATCGCGTTCGTGGTGCTGGGCCGCTACTTCGAGGCCAGGGCTCAGGGCAAGACGCGCGAGGCGATCAGCAAGCTCCTCGAGTTGGGCGCCAAGGAGGCCTGCCTGCTCGTCGACGGCCAGGAACTCCTCGTCCCGGTCGATCAGGTGCGAGTCGGAGACCTGGTGCGGGTGCGACCCGGGGAAAAGATTCCGGTCGACGGCGAGGTCGTCGACGGCCGCGCCGCCGTCGACGAAGCGATGCTCACCGGCGAGTCCGTCCCCGTCGAAAAAACGGTGGGTGACCACGTCGCCGGAGCGACGGTCAACACCGACGGGCTGCTGACCGTCCGCGCCACCGCCGTCGGTGCCGATACCGCACTGGCACAGATCGTGCGCCTCGTCGAGCAGGCCCAGGGTGGCAAGGCGCCGGTGCAGCGGCTCGCCGATCGGGTCTCGGCCGTGTTTGTCCCGGCAGTGATCGGCGTTGCCATCGCAACGTTTGCCGGGTGGACGCTGTTCGCCGCCAACCCGGTCGCGGGCATGACCGCCGCGGTCGCGGTGCTGGTCATCGCCTGCCCCTGTGCCCTAGGCCTGGCCACCCCCACGGCGATCATGGTCGGCACCGGCCGGGGCGCCGACCTCGGGATCCTGGTCAAGGGCGGCGAGGTGTTGGAGGCGTCGAAGAAGGTCGACACGGTGGTGTTCGACAAGACCGGCACCCTCACGCGCGCCCAAATGCGGGTGACCGACGTGGTGGCCGGCAAACGCCGGCAGCCCGATGTGGTACTGCGGATGGCCGCCGCGGTCGAGTCGGGTTCCGAACATCCGATCGGCGCCGCGATCGTCGCCAGTGCGCGCGAGCGGGGGTTGGAGATTCCGGTAGCCACGGAGTTTGCCAGTATCGCGGGTCACGGGGTGCGGGCGGAGGTCGAGGGCAAGCCGGTGTTCGTCGGGCGGCGCAAGCTCATCGAAGAGGCGGATCTGCAGATGCCCGACCACCTCGCCACGGCCGCCGCGGAGCTGGAAGAGCAGGGCCGCACCGCGGTCTTCGTCGGCCGGGAAGGCCACGTTGTCGGTGTGCTTGCGGTGGCTGACACGCTCAAGGACGACGCCGTCGGCGTGGTTCGACAGCTGCACGCCATGGGGTTGCAGGTCGTCATGATCACCGGTGACAACGCCCGCACGGCCAACGCGATCGCCGAGCAGGTCGGCATCGACCGGGTGCTGGCCGAGGTGTTACCACAGGACAAGGTCGCCGAGGTTCGACGGCTGCAGGGCGAGGGCCGGGTGGTCGCGATGGTCGGCGACGGCGTCAACGACGCTCCCGCGCTGGTGCAAGCCGATCTGGGCATTGCGATCGGCACCGGCACCGACGTGGCTATCGAGGCCTCCGATATCACGTTGATGTCCGACCGGCTCGACGGCGTCGTGCGCGCAATTCAGCTTTCGCGGCAAACCCTGCGCACCATCTATCAGAATCTCGGCTGGGCCTTCGGCTACAACACTGCCGCAATCCCCCTGGCCGCGTTGGGCTCGCTGAATCCGGTCGTGGCCGGTGCCGCTATGGGATTCTCTTCGGTCAGCGTAGTGACCAACTCGCTGCGGCTACGCCGATTCGGTCGCGAGCTTGGTAGGGGAGCGGCCGGCGAGGCGACGGAAAACCGGTTGCAGCAGGTGTGCGAAAAGCGAAGCCCGGCACAGGCTTCGGCATAG
- a CDS encoding M56 family metallopeptidase: MSVAACLFLYGVLASVAGAPLLRRLTRDGQMPRFGVTVWVAAICSVLIAWLTATALVVLDVARTWVQPAAALLPCISRLHAAVAEQAGVASHVTLAAVAAAATGVAAACGIRLLLTLIRLRARAHEHAESVRMVGRHNEFGGVVVVDAGEPAAYCVAGRPPAIVVTSGALSTLDETELGAVLAHERAHLAGRHTHLSAALRGLALVFPFLPLMTQGAAEVSRLLEMCADDAAVRQYGRRALLSGLITLAGATPAPALGAATVAVMARAERLMSPPSRRTGARAALTALAALAAGPLITVALTAACRVMCGG; encoded by the coding sequence GTGAGCGTCGCCGCCTGTCTGTTTCTCTACGGCGTGCTGGCCAGCGTGGCCGGGGCCCCCCTGCTGCGGCGGCTGACCCGCGACGGACAAATGCCACGCTTCGGTGTGACGGTGTGGGTGGCGGCGATCTGCAGCGTGCTGATCGCCTGGTTGACCGCGACTGCGCTTGTGGTGCTGGACGTCGCGCGCACCTGGGTTCAGCCCGCTGCCGCACTCCTTCCCTGCATTTCCAGGTTGCACGCCGCGGTGGCGGAACAAGCCGGCGTCGCGTCCCACGTCACCCTGGCCGCGGTCGCCGCCGCCGCGACCGGGGTTGCCGCCGCGTGCGGAATTCGCCTCCTGCTGACCCTGATCCGGTTACGCGCACGGGCCCACGAACATGCGGAGTCGGTGCGGATGGTCGGCCGTCACAACGAATTTGGTGGCGTCGTGGTGGTGGACGCCGGTGAACCGGCCGCATATTGCGTGGCAGGCCGGCCGCCGGCGATCGTGGTCACCAGCGGAGCCCTGTCCACCCTGGACGAGACCGAACTGGGCGCCGTCCTCGCCCACGAGCGCGCCCACCTCGCCGGCCGTCACACCCATCTGAGCGCGGCGCTGCGCGGCCTGGCCCTGGTGTTTCCATTCCTCCCCTTGATGACTCAAGGCGCTGCGGAGGTCTCGCGACTGCTCGAGATGTGCGCCGACGACGCGGCCGTTCGACAATATGGACGCCGCGCACTGCTCTCCGGCTTGATCACGTTGGCCGGCGCGACGCCCGCCCCGGCGCTCGGCGCGGCCACCGTCGCCGTCATGGCTCGAGCTGAGCGTCTCATGTCACCGCCGTCCCGCCGCACCGGCGCTCGGGCCGCACTGACCGCTTTGGCAGCCCTCGCCGCCGGACCACTGATCACCGTGGCGCTGACCGCAGCCTGCCGCGTCATGTGCGGCGGGTGA
- a CDS encoding BlaI/MecI/CopY family transcriptional regulator: MRSRGFGELESVVMDRIWNRGQATPTTVRDIFDELAAERDIAYTTVMSTMDNLHTKGWLARERDGKAYRYWATLTREQHSARLMREALEGGGRPDLVLSHFVDQIGPEESARLRAALADLGNHKGKR; encoded by the coding sequence GTGCGCAGCCGAGGGTTCGGAGAATTGGAATCGGTCGTCATGGACCGCATCTGGAACCGCGGTCAAGCGACTCCCACGACGGTCCGCGACATCTTCGACGAGTTGGCCGCCGAGCGCGACATCGCCTACACCACGGTGATGTCGACCATGGACAACCTCCACACCAAGGGCTGGCTGGCGCGGGAACGCGACGGAAAGGCCTACCGGTACTGGGCCACCTTGACGCGCGAGCAGCACAGCGCCCGATTGATGCGGGAAGCGCTCGAGGGCGGCGGCCGGCCAGACCTCGTGCTCAGCCACTTCGTCGATCAGATCGGTCCGGAGGAGTCGGCGCGCCTACGGGCCGCGCTGGCCGACCTCGGTAACCACAAGGGCAAGCGGTGA
- a CDS encoding NRAMP family divalent metal transporter has translation MTETTAQASDAPDEPSPAVPRRGRWVRWGLLTVWGPGLVVMLADTDAGSLITASQSGAQWGYRMVLPQLILMPILYVVQEMTVRLGIVTKRGHGALIRERFGRFWAWISAFTLFASSIGALLTEFAGVAGVGELFGVSRWVSIPVATAALLALALTGSYRRVERIGLVIGAAELAFLVAMVMARPDPAALFEGLKSMPLGNSSYLLLVAANVGAVIMPWMVFYQQGAVVDKHLSVATIREARRDTAAGAVLTQLIMIAVVVTMASTVGAHNGETALNTVGDIAGALTPYLGRVGGTVLFGLGMLGAALVAAIVASLAGAWGLSEVFGWKHTLNERPNRATAKFYITYGLAHVIGAALVLASVDLVNLAVDVEVMNALLLPIVLGLLLALESRALPEEWRMRGPRKYIAWTLCLVVMGFGLYMVPQALGLI, from the coding sequence GTGACCGAAACAACCGCACAGGCCTCCGACGCGCCGGACGAGCCTTCGCCCGCGGTGCCCCGCCGTGGAAGGTGGGTGCGCTGGGGCCTGCTCACGGTGTGGGGCCCGGGCCTGGTGGTCATGCTCGCCGACACCGACGCGGGCTCGCTGATCACCGCCTCGCAGTCCGGCGCCCAGTGGGGCTACCGCATGGTCCTGCCGCAGCTCATCCTGATGCCGATCCTTTATGTCGTGCAGGAGATGACGGTGCGGCTGGGGATCGTCACCAAACGGGGCCACGGCGCGCTGATCAGGGAGCGGTTCGGCCGCTTCTGGGCGTGGATCTCGGCGTTCACCCTGTTCGCGTCGTCGATCGGGGCGTTGCTCACCGAATTCGCGGGCGTGGCCGGGGTGGGTGAGCTGTTCGGGGTCTCGCGCTGGGTGAGTATCCCGGTCGCGACCGCGGCACTGCTGGCGCTGGCGTTGACCGGTAGCTATCGGCGCGTCGAACGCATCGGCCTCGTCATCGGCGCGGCCGAGCTGGCCTTCCTCGTGGCAATGGTGATGGCGCGGCCCGATCCCGCGGCGCTGTTCGAGGGCCTGAAGTCCATGCCGCTGGGCAACTCGTCGTACCTGCTGCTGGTCGCGGCCAACGTCGGCGCGGTGATCATGCCGTGGATGGTCTTCTACCAGCAGGGCGCGGTGGTCGACAAGCACCTGTCCGTCGCCACCATCCGCGAAGCCCGGCGCGACACCGCCGCCGGTGCGGTGCTGACCCAGCTGATCATGATCGCTGTGGTGGTGACCATGGCCTCGACGGTCGGGGCCCACAACGGCGAGACCGCCCTGAACACAGTCGGCGACATCGCCGGCGCGCTCACGCCGTACCTGGGCCGCGTCGGCGGCACCGTCCTGTTCGGGCTGGGCATGCTCGGCGCGGCGCTGGTCGCCGCGATCGTGGCCTCACTGGCCGGCGCGTGGGGGCTCTCGGAGGTCTTCGGCTGGAAGCACACCCTCAACGAGCGCCCCAACCGCGCCACCGCCAAGTTCTACATCACGTACGGGCTCGCCCATGTGATCGGCGCCGCGCTCGTGTTGGCCAGCGTCGACCTGGTCAACCTCGCCGTCGACGTCGAGGTGATGAACGCGCTGCTGCTGCCCATTGTGCTGGGCCTGTTGCTGGCGTTGGAATCCCGTGCGCTGCCGGAGGAGTGGCGCATGCGCGGACCGCGCAAGTACATCGCATGGACCCTGTGCCTCGTCGTGATGGGCTTCGGGTTGTACATGGTTCCGCAGGCGCTCGGTTTGATTTAG
- a CDS encoding cation diffusion facilitator family transporter — protein MSTGRGRPHDHGHAHHHRHDPDHSHGIRGIVGQLLVPHSHDAAGSVDTALESSAIGIRAVKASLIGLGATAVVQVVIAVVSGSIALAADTIHNFSDALTAVPLWVAFALGARPATRRYTYGYGRAEDIAGLFVIGMITLSAIIAGYEAVLRLIHPVAVGHVGWVAAAGVIGFLGNEVVAMYRIRIGRRIGSAALVADGLHARTDGLTSLAVLFGAGGVALGYPLADPIVGLIITVAILAVLRGAVRDIFRRLMDAVDPELIDTAEATLAAQPGVRSVRRVRMRWIGHRLHADAELDIDPDTSLDNAHRIAHDAEHQLTHAVPRLDSALVHAYPAHTDGSPG, from the coding sequence ATGAGCACCGGCCGCGGGCGCCCGCACGACCACGGCCACGCACACCACCATCGGCATGACCCCGACCACTCCCACGGAATTCGCGGCATCGTGGGGCAGCTCCTCGTCCCGCACAGCCACGACGCTGCAGGCAGCGTCGACACCGCCCTGGAATCCAGCGCCATCGGCATCAGGGCTGTCAAGGCCAGCCTGATCGGACTGGGCGCGACCGCGGTCGTGCAGGTCGTCATCGCCGTCGTCTCCGGATCGATCGCCCTGGCCGCCGACACCATCCACAACTTCTCGGACGCCCTGACCGCGGTCCCACTGTGGGTCGCGTTCGCATTGGGCGCCCGCCCGGCGACACGGCGCTATACCTACGGCTACGGTCGGGCCGAGGACATCGCCGGCTTGTTCGTCATCGGCATGATCACGCTGTCGGCGATCATCGCCGGCTACGAAGCCGTCCTGCGTCTGATCCATCCGGTCGCGGTCGGCCACGTCGGCTGGGTCGCCGCCGCCGGCGTGATCGGCTTCCTCGGCAACGAAGTCGTCGCGATGTACCGGATCCGGATCGGCCGCCGGATCGGCTCGGCCGCCCTGGTCGCCGACGGCCTCCACGCCCGCACCGACGGATTGACCTCGCTCGCAGTGCTTTTCGGGGCCGGCGGCGTCGCCCTCGGCTATCCGCTGGCCGACCCGATCGTCGGCCTGATCATCACGGTCGCGATCCTGGCCGTGCTGCGCGGCGCCGTGCGCGACATCTTCCGCAGGCTGATGGACGCCGTGGACCCCGAACTCATCGACACCGCCGAAGCGACGCTGGCCGCGCAGCCGGGCGTCCGCAGCGTGCGCAGGGTCCGGATGCGCTGGATCGGGCACCGCCTACACGCCGACGCCGAGCTGGACATCGATCCCGACACCAGCCTCGACAACGCCCACCGCATCGCGCACGACGCCGAACACCAACTCACTCACGCCGTGCCCAGGCTCGACAGCGCACTCGTACACGCTTACCCCGCGCACACCGATGGGTCACCCGGCTAA
- a CDS encoding fused (3R)-hydroxyacyl-ACP dehydratase subunits HadA/HadB codes for MTAAAEAPALESRVGHYYQMDGTYVVGREKVREYARAVQDYHPAHWDVAAAARLGYSDLVAPLTFTSVPGMACNRRMFESVVVGYDTYLQTEEVFEQHRPIVAGDELRVDVELSSVRRTAGRDFITVTNTFTDTDGERVHTLHTTVVGVTAEDVDPAIKLAVPNIMMHDVDLAAIGESGGGYEKTVRPGAEVRIAQKGATRTPGTPSFEDVQVGDELPTHRARLSRGDLVNYAGVAGDANPIHWDEGIAKLAGLPDVIAHGMLTMGLGAGFASAWSGDPGAVTRYTVRLSQPAIVSAAEGADIEYTGRVKSLDAATRSGVVLVAAKSGGQKIFGMATLNVRFR; via the coding sequence ATGACCGCAGCAGCGGAAGCACCGGCGCTGGAATCGAGAGTCGGCCACTACTACCAGATGGACGGCACCTACGTGGTCGGCCGGGAGAAGGTCCGCGAATACGCCCGTGCGGTGCAGGACTACCACCCCGCGCACTGGGATGTCGCTGCCGCGGCCCGGCTGGGCTATTCGGACCTGGTGGCGCCCCTGACGTTCACGTCGGTACCCGGCATGGCCTGCAATCGCCGGATGTTCGAATCGGTGGTCGTCGGGTACGACACCTACCTGCAAACCGAAGAAGTCTTCGAGCAGCACCGCCCGATCGTGGCCGGCGACGAACTGCGGGTCGACGTCGAGCTGTCGTCGGTGCGCAGGACCGCCGGCAGAGATTTCATCACCGTCACCAACACCTTCACCGACACCGACGGCGAGCGGGTGCACACGCTGCACACCACCGTTGTCGGCGTCACCGCCGAAGACGTCGATCCGGCGATCAAGTTAGCCGTGCCGAACATCATGATGCACGACGTGGACCTCGCCGCAATCGGCGAATCTGGTGGCGGGTATGAGAAGACGGTGCGGCCCGGAGCCGAGGTTCGGATCGCTCAAAAAGGTGCGACCCGCACGCCCGGGACCCCGTCCTTCGAGGACGTGCAGGTCGGTGACGAGTTGCCGACGCATCGCGCCCGACTGTCCCGCGGCGACCTGGTGAACTACGCCGGCGTGGCCGGCGACGCCAATCCGATCCACTGGGACGAGGGCATCGCCAAGCTGGCCGGGCTGCCCGACGTCATCGCCCACGGGATGCTCACCATGGGTCTGGGTGCCGGCTTCGCGTCGGCGTGGTCCGGCGATCCCGGTGCGGTCACCCGGTACACGGTGCGGTTGTCGCAGCCCGCGATCGTGTCGGCCGCCGAGGGCGCTGACATCGAGTACACCGGGCGGGTCAAATCGCTGGACGCGGCGACCCGCAGCGGTGTGGTGCTGGTCGCGGCGAAGTCTGGCGGCCAGAAGATCTTCGGCATGGCGACGTTGAACGTCCGCTTTCGCTGA